The following is a genomic window from Antechinus flavipes isolate AdamAnt ecotype Samford, QLD, Australia chromosome 3, AdamAnt_v2, whole genome shotgun sequence.
TTCCACGACGCTAGCAGATCCCTCTGTCTTTCCTCCACAGGTGGCTCTGGGCGCCTCCATCTTCACCCGCCGGGTCTTCAGCATGTGGTGACCCTCACCTGGCCCAACAGCCATGGACCCCAGCAGCCTCTCTCCAGTCCAGCTGTGGTGCCCTCGGCCCTTCGGTACCTACTCTCAGAATCAGCCCCGCTCAGCCACCCCCACGGCCCGCAAgccgccccctccccctgccTGCCCCGAGCCTGGGAACGGTAGCAGTCTGGGCCCCGCCGATGGGCTGGTCCGATCAGAGAATACACCTCCGGCCCCAACGGCCCCCGCTCCCCCCCTGCTTTCCACGGCCCCCGGGGAGGAGGGCCGCGTCCTGCTGGACACCTGGTACGTCATCAAGCCGGGCAACACCAAGGAGAAGGTGGCCTTTTTTGTGGCCCACCAGTGTGGGGGCGGAGCCAGCCGGGCCAGTGCAGGCAAAGTCAAGGGCCACTGGGGCAGTGACAGTTCCAAGGCCAAACGGAGGCGGCGCTGCCTCGATTCCACCAAACCTCGGCCCAGCGCTGGGAAACCGCCTGATGTGGTCGGAGAGGAGGACCAGCAGCTGGCTGCCCCTGCCGAGGCAGCCGCCGGCGCCCCAGAGGACGTGGACCTGCTCTCTGTGGCGGAGATGGTGGCCCTGGTGGAGCAGAGGGCCGCTCTGGCCCTGCAGAGCTACCCCCGAGCGGGTGCCCCCACCCCTGTGGTATTCGTGTCGGCCGCCGAGCAGGGCGCGCAGGGCCCCGGCGGGGAGCGGCGGCCCGGCAGCGACTGCAGCCGCGTGGCCGAGGCCGTGGCCCACTTTGAGGCCCGGCGGGATGGGCCGCGTAAGGAGGAGGTGCGCCCGGGGGACGCCGGTCGCAACGGAGGCCCCGGAGAAGTGCGCATCGCCTTTCGAATCTCCAGCGGCCGCGAGTCCCGCTCCCCCGAAGGCGGCCAACCGGGGGCGGGTTCCGGCGGCCGGCCGGGGTGCACTTACGCGGGAGGGCCGGGCCCCAGCAGCCGGGCTCAGGACAAGATCACCTGTGACTTGTACCAGCTCATCAGCCCGTCCCGGGACGCCCTCCCCAGCAATGTGGACTTCCTGCTGGCCCGGGCGGATGAGGCTGGGGACGGGGAGGCTGCCGGAGCCGGCCGCCCCGAGGGGCCTCCCGAGCGAGCAGCTGCGGGGGACAaaccccccgcccctcccccaccccccgcgGGCGCCCGGGAGTGCGGGGGAGCCGGCGCGGCCGGCTTCCACGTGGACGTGGTGGTCACGGGCGTGGTGGACGAGTGCGTGTTCTTCGGCAAGGACGGCGCCAAGACGGTGAAAGAGGAGACGGTGTGTCTGACCGTCAGCCCGGAGGAGCCGCCGCCCCCGGGCCAGCTCTTCCTGCTGCCGGCCCGAGGGGAGCCGGCGCCCGAGGCGCCCGCCGCCCCGGAGGCTCCGGCGGCCCCCACGCCCGAGGGCAGCGAGTCCGAGGCGGCCGCCGCCGCCCCTGACGCCTCCCTGTGCCGCCTCTACCACCACGTGTCCCACGACTTCCTGGAGATCCGCTTCAAGATCCAGCGCCTGCTGGAGCCCCGCCAGTACATGCTGCTGCTGCCCGACCACGTCCTGGTGAAGATCTTCGGCTACCTGCCCACGCGCGCCCTGGCCGCGC
Proteins encoded in this region:
- the FBXO46 gene encoding F-box only protein 46, translating into MDPSSLSPVQLWCPRPFGTYSQNQPRSATPTARKPPPPPACPEPGNGSSLGPADGLVRSENTPPAPTAPAPPLLSTAPGEEGRVLLDTWYVIKPGNTKEKVAFFVAHQCGGGASRASAGKVKGHWGSDSSKAKRRRRCLDSTKPRPSAGKPPDVVGEEDQQLAAPAEAAAGAPEDVDLLSVAEMVALVEQRAALALQSYPRAGAPTPVVFVSAAEQGAQGPGGERRPGSDCSRVAEAVAHFEARRDGPRKEEVRPGDAGRNGGPGEVRIAFRISSGRESRSPEGGQPGAGSGGRPGCTYAGGPGPSSRAQDKITCDLYQLISPSRDALPSNVDFLLARADEAGDGEAAGAGRPEGPPERAAAGDKPPAPPPPPAGARECGGAGAAGFHVDVVVTGVVDECVFFGKDGAKTVKEETVCLTVSPEEPPPPGQLFLLPARGEPAPEAPAAPEAPAAPTPEGSESEAAAAAPDASLCRLYHHVSHDFLEIRFKIQRLLEPRQYMLLLPDHVLVKIFGYLPTRALAALKCTCHYFKCVIETFGVQATDSRWSRHPLYRDDPCKQCRKCYEKGDVSLCRWHPKPYHHDLPYGRSYWMCCRRPDKDTPGCRLGLHDNNWVLPCHTLAGSRPGREDAR